One segment of Thermococcus profundus DNA contains the following:
- a CDS encoding P-loop NTPase, protein MQIAVSGGKGGTGKSTVAVNLAVALKKLGTELTFADLDVEAPNDHLLLGVELANEEPVMQFMPRFDYSKCIKCRKCAEVCEEHAIITMRDGTPFLMPNLCSGCRACEIVCPVSGAILEGQRLIGHTYVTKTPYGFTLVTGKLMEGEERSMPLVVAAKKKAQAIREGLLFIDTAAGTGNTVSKAIEFSDLLIAVTEPTPLGIHDTELILELGKLMGIPTWVVINRADLGEKEKVHGLARKYGADVVAEIPYSENIVRSYVEGKPIVLTGYPEAEIFTGLAKKVLESLGGGE, encoded by the coding sequence TTGCAGATAGCCGTGAGCGGTGGGAAAGGAGGTACCGGAAAGTCAACGGTGGCCGTAAACCTTGCCGTTGCACTCAAAAAGCTTGGAACGGAGCTTACTTTCGCTGATCTTGACGTTGAGGCCCCGAACGATCACCTTCTCCTTGGGGTTGAGCTGGCCAACGAGGAGCCTGTAATGCAGTTCATGCCTCGCTTCGACTATTCGAAGTGTATCAAGTGCAGGAAGTGCGCTGAAGTCTGCGAGGAGCACGCCATCATAACGATGCGCGACGGAACGCCCTTCCTCATGCCGAACCTCTGTTCTGGATGTAGAGCCTGCGAGATAGTCTGCCCAGTTTCGGGGGCTATACTGGAGGGCCAGAGGCTCATCGGGCACACCTACGTTACGAAAACGCCCTACGGCTTCACCCTCGTCACCGGCAAGCTGATGGAAGGGGAGGAGCGTTCGATGCCCCTTGTAGTTGCGGCAAAGAAGAAGGCCCAGGCCATTCGGGAGGGACTTCTCTTCATCGATACCGCGGCGGGAACGGGGAACACAGTCTCAAAGGCCATCGAGTTCTCAGACCTTCTCATAGCGGTCACGGAACCCACTCCGCTCGGGATCCACGACACTGAACTCATCCTTGAACTTGGGAAGCTCATGGGGATTCCCACTTGGGTCGTTATAAACAGGGCCGACCTCGGAGAGAAGGAGAAGGTCCACGGGCTCGCCCGGAAGTACGGGGCCGATGTGGTTGCGGAGATACCCTACAGCGAGAACATCGTGAGGAGCTACGTTGAGGGGAAGCCGATAGTCCTGACCGGCTACCCTGAAGCGGAGATATTCACCGGCCTTGCGAAGAAGGTTCTTGAGTCCCTCGGGGGTGGTGAGTGA
- a CDS encoding radical SAM protein, whose product MIAFGPVPSRRLGRSLGVNNIPDKVCSFACVYCQIGKTLRMELERRPFYEPELIFREVKEKVEEALARNERIDYITFVPDGEPTLDINLGKEIDLLRELGIKLAALTNASLIWREDVREDLLKLDFVSLKVDAVSEPLWRKVDRPHKSLSLEEILDGMLEFRKKFKGKVVTETMLVDGVDYGDEFKKIAEFLKELKPDKAYIAIPTRPPAELWVKPAKERVINRAYQVFSEILGEERVEYLIGYEGNAFAFTGNVEEDLLSITSVHPMREDAVREFLKKAKADWSVVEKLLNEGKLIELEYNGKRFYMRKLKSRE is encoded by the coding sequence ATGATAGCTTTCGGACCGGTTCCTTCGAGGAGGCTTGGAAGGAGCCTCGGGGTTAACAACATTCCCGATAAAGTGTGCTCGTTCGCCTGCGTTTACTGTCAGATTGGAAAGACCCTGCGGATGGAGCTTGAAAGGAGGCCCTTCTACGAGCCGGAGCTCATTTTCAGGGAGGTCAAGGAGAAGGTAGAAGAAGCGCTCGCGAGGAACGAGCGGATAGACTACATCACGTTCGTTCCAGATGGGGAGCCAACCCTCGACATCAACCTTGGAAAGGAAATAGACCTCCTCCGCGAACTCGGGATAAAGCTCGCCGCGCTCACAAACGCCTCGCTCATCTGGAGGGAAGATGTGAGGGAAGACCTCCTGAAGCTCGACTTCGTCTCTCTGAAGGTTGACGCGGTAAGCGAGCCGCTCTGGAGAAAAGTTGATCGGCCTCACAAGAGCCTGAGCCTTGAGGAGATCCTTGACGGCATGCTGGAGTTCAGGAAGAAGTTTAAGGGAAAGGTAGTCACCGAGACCATGCTGGTAGACGGAGTAGACTACGGCGACGAATTTAAGAAGATAGCCGAGTTCCTAAAGGAGCTGAAACCTGATAAAGCGTATATAGCGATTCCAACGAGGCCTCCGGCAGAACTGTGGGTCAAACCGGCAAAGGAGAGGGTAATCAACCGCGCATACCAGGTCTTCAGCGAGATTCTTGGAGAAGAGCGCGTGGAGTATTTGATCGGCTACGAGGGGAACGCCTTCGCCTTCACCGGGAACGTCGAAGAAGATTTGCTGAGCATAACCTCCGTCCATCCAATGCGCGAGGACGCCGTCAGAGAGTTCCTGAAAAAGGCGAAAGCCGACTGGAGCGTTGTTGAGAAACTATTGAACGAAGGAAAGCTCATAGAGCTCGAATACAACGGGAAGAGGTTCTACATGAGGAAGCTGAAGAGCAGGGAGTAA
- a CDS encoding class I SAM-dependent methyltransferase, producing the protein MAMPKIEPFEKHRDRYENWFERNRYAYLSELEAVKMLLPKEGKGAEIGVGTGRFAAPLGIKLGVEPSKAMAEIARTRGIKVIEGTAENLPFEDESLDYLLMVTTICFVDDPEKALREAHRVLRPGGALIIGFVDRNSPIGRFYEEHKNESTFYKEARFFSTEELLELLKKVGFRGFEIVQTLFHRLDEIKSVEPVKSGYGEGSFVVIKAVK; encoded by the coding sequence ATGGCCATGCCCAAGATAGAGCCCTTTGAGAAGCACCGCGACAGGTACGAAAACTGGTTCGAGAGGAACCGCTACGCATACCTTTCGGAGCTTGAGGCCGTTAAGATGCTCCTGCCGAAAGAGGGAAAGGGAGCGGAGATAGGCGTCGGAACGGGGAGGTTCGCGGCGCCGCTCGGGATAAAGCTCGGCGTTGAGCCTTCCAAAGCGATGGCCGAGATAGCGAGGACGAGGGGAATAAAGGTAATCGAGGGGACGGCCGAAAACCTCCCCTTCGAAGACGAGAGCCTGGACTATCTTCTGATGGTCACAACCATATGCTTCGTTGACGACCCAGAGAAGGCTTTGAGGGAAGCGCACCGCGTTCTGAGGCCAGGGGGAGCACTGATAATCGGCTTTGTCGATAGGAACAGCCCGATAGGGAGGTTCTACGAGGAGCACAAGAACGAGAGCACTTTCTATAAGGAGGCAAGATTCTTCTCGACGGAAGAACTTCTAGAGCTTCTCAAAAAGGTCGGCTTCAGGGGGTTTGAGATAGTTCAGACGCTCTTCCACAGGCTCGATGAGATCAAATCAGTTGAACCCGTGAAGTCCGGCTACGGCGAGGGAAGCTTCGTCGTGATAAAAGCGGTGAAGTGA
- a CDS encoding Rossmann-like domain-containing protein: MLLSEIKKKTLKLAEGLEMVDFGFAIPYTWVLIEGPKGRALGVAMTLPEEVQRYTNSISEPSLEAFIKKADSLNVIERTLGIAAVNAVSQYHLDVSSFPEVDVVELVGGFSEVAVIGNMPPVVKTLRQRGINTLVFERNPKLWDRETLSDALEYILLPEAEAVIASGSVLVNGTLEMILNRAKRAELIVLTGPTAQIHPELVKGTGITHLAAMKVTNIKKAVLGLKLGSFKGFERGNRKYVVEL; the protein is encoded by the coding sequence ATGCTGCTCTCAGAGATCAAGAAAAAGACCCTAAAGCTCGCAGAAGGTCTTGAGATGGTAGATTTCGGCTTTGCCATACCCTACACATGGGTCTTAATTGAGGGGCCGAAAGGAAGAGCCCTGGGCGTTGCAATGACCCTTCCCGAGGAAGTCCAGAGATACACCAACTCAATAAGCGAGCCCTCCCTCGAAGCTTTCATCAAAAAGGCCGACAGCTTGAACGTTATTGAGCGAACCCTAGGAATAGCGGCGGTAAACGCGGTTTCCCAGTATCATCTCGACGTTTCGAGCTTCCCCGAGGTAGACGTCGTTGAGCTTGTCGGGGGATTTAGTGAAGTGGCGGTGATAGGCAACATGCCCCCCGTGGTGAAAACCCTCCGCCAGAGGGGAATCAACACCCTCGTCTTTGAGCGGAATCCAAAGCTCTGGGACAGGGAAACGCTAAGCGACGCTTTGGAATACATCCTCCTTCCGGAGGCTGAAGCGGTCATCGCCAGCGGCTCCGTTCTGGTGAACGGGACGCTGGAGATGATCCTCAACCGGGCGAAAAGAGCGGAGCTGATAGTTTTAACCGGCCCCACCGCCCAGATACACCCGGAGCTCGTCAAAGGAACGGGAATAACCCATCTCGCGGCGATGAAAGTTACGAACATCAAAAAAGCAGTCCTCGGCCTCAAACTCGGCTCCTTCAAGGGTTTTGAGAGGGGAAACAGGAAGTACGTGGTGGAACTATGA
- a CDS encoding MBL fold metallo-hydrolase, which yields MRLVVLNDNVPAEGLINDWGWSVLVEGKERFIFDADTNPLVLAHNSKALGVSLKGLDFTFLSHWHYDHYGGLPYIAELNPGIKLYAPPGNRAMALRRGFDSIGVFKAGEIADGVWTSGPLEDFEQALGMETASGLIVIVGCSHPGVDRLTRAILDVSGYDRAYLVIGGFHGPSKRTLDRLAEMADFIAPAHCSGDFAKEYVRRTYPEKFVGVKTGTIIEL from the coding sequence ATGAGGCTCGTCGTTTTGAACGACAACGTTCCCGCTGAGGGTCTGATAAACGACTGGGGCTGGAGCGTTCTCGTTGAGGGAAAGGAACGATTCATCTTTGACGCCGACACGAACCCGCTCGTCTTAGCCCACAACTCGAAGGCCCTCGGTGTTTCCCTCAAAGGCCTCGACTTCACATTCCTGAGCCACTGGCACTACGACCACTACGGCGGACTTCCGTACATAGCCGAGCTGAACCCGGGGATTAAGCTATACGCCCCACCAGGAAACAGGGCAATGGCCCTCAGGCGGGGCTTCGACTCCATTGGGGTCTTCAAGGCCGGAGAAATCGCCGATGGAGTCTGGACTTCCGGACCTTTAGAGGACTTCGAGCAGGCCCTCGGGATGGAGACAGCGTCGGGCCTCATCGTCATCGTCGGCTGTTCGCATCCGGGCGTGGACAGGCTCACAAGGGCCATCCTGGATGTTTCCGGCTACGACAGGGCCTACCTCGTCATCGGAGGCTTCCACGGACCATCCAAGCGGACACTGGACAGGCTGGCAGAGATGGCAGACTTCATAGCACCGGCCCACTGCTCGGGAGATTTCGCCAAAGAATACGTGAGGAGAACTTATCCGGAAAAGTTCGTAGGAGTGAAAACTGGAACTATCATCGAGCTTTAG
- a CDS encoding methyltransferase family protein, translating to MGFASKFAFWFSWWAVIVATGLEFPSRLSGWEVLTFRALGLLLMTYGLLLNALAGRTLKEYGHFDIRRGIRKPERLVTVGVYSCMRHPAQFGSIFFGWGLALLTASVPALLLAGWYSFSALYFILAVEERETLREFGDEYCRFLKDRPPFSFSPGCIIEGIRALRSKAR from the coding sequence ATGGGGTTCGCTTCCAAGTTCGCCTTCTGGTTCTCTTGGTGGGCGGTCATTGTCGCCACAGGCCTTGAGTTCCCGTCAAGACTCTCGGGATGGGAGGTTTTGACCTTCAGAGCTCTTGGGCTTCTTCTTATGACCTACGGTCTTCTTCTAAACGCCCTAGCTGGAAGGACGCTGAAGGAGTACGGGCACTTTGACATTAGGAGGGGCATCAGGAAGCCGGAGAGGCTCGTGACGGTAGGAGTATACTCCTGCATGAGGCATCCCGCACAGTTCGGCTCGATATTCTTCGGCTGGGGACTGGCGCTCCTCACGGCGAGCGTCCCGGCGCTTCTCCTGGCTGGGTGGTATTCCTTCTCCGCCCTCTACTTCATCCTGGCGGTGGAGGAGAGGGAAACGCTGAGGGAGTTTGGGGATGAGTACTGCAGGTTCCTGAAGGACAGACCGCCTTTCAGCTTCTCTCCGGGGTGCATCATAGAGGGGATCAGGGCGTTAAGATCTAAAGCTCGATGA
- a CDS encoding DUF2250 domain-containing protein, with protein sequence MNGENTRGKRPGSYRGLELLPVHLYVLAHLKKAGVDYAKMMAKMSELPLSLIEDAIRDLTEAGLVERDSGSAIKRSKARFKKAFEVHKHHTYYRLSREGELFVRRIDGRWLKEYFNSLFPEGWRIVRELSRSGKFENLSKDIKREEIHGELRVYRFITPSGRTTQFFNLLIAFLDAKGI encoded by the coding sequence ATGAATGGAGAAAATACGCGGGGAAAACGCCCAGGTTCCTACCGGGGCCTTGAGCTCCTCCCAGTTCATCTCTACGTCTTAGCGCACCTCAAGAAGGCCGGAGTGGACTACGCTAAGATGATGGCGAAGATGAGCGAGCTACCGCTTTCCCTCATCGAAGACGCCATAAGAGACCTCACGGAAGCAGGACTGGTGGAGCGGGATTCTGGAAGCGCGATAAAGAGGAGTAAGGCGAGATTTAAGAAGGCCTTCGAGGTTCACAAGCACCACACATACTACCGTCTATCCAGAGAGGGCGAGCTTTTTGTAAGGCGTATCGACGGGAGGTGGCTGAAGGAGTACTTTAACTCGCTCTTTCCAGAGGGCTGGAGGATCGTGAGGGAGCTCTCAAGGAGCGGGAAGTTCGAAAATCTCTCCAAGGATATCAAAAGGGAAGAAATCCATGGGGAATTGCGGGTCTATCGCTTCATAACGCCCTCCGGAAGAACTACTCAGTTCTTCAACCTTCTGATAGCCTTCCTCGATGCGAAAGGGATTTAA
- a CDS encoding methyltransferase family protein: MKFWGIFPKVALLSFTYVILAFYLDEGLGASFSVFPTLGLAMVFLGLALWFLCYLQVSKAYSEGNLLTKGCYSKVRHPIYSIWGFLVIPGFSLLFGGFMLLLPFVYWAGVLGFINEEERALEERFGDEWRKYAGKTPRFLPGP; the protein is encoded by the coding sequence ATGAAGTTCTGGGGCATCTTTCCGAAGGTCGCCCTCCTTTCTTTCACCTATGTGATTCTGGCGTTTTATCTCGACGAGGGGCTTGGGGCTAGCTTTTCTGTCTTTCCGACTCTGGGACTCGCGATGGTATTCCTCGGCCTCGCCCTCTGGTTCCTCTGCTACCTTCAGGTCTCAAAGGCTTACTCGGAGGGAAATCTGCTCACAAAGGGGTGCTACTCAAAGGTGAGGCATCCGATATACTCCATCTGGGGTTTCCTAGTCATTCCCGGCTTTTCCCTGCTCTTCGGCGGTTTCATGCTACTTCTTCCTTTCGTTTACTGGGCGGGCGTGTTAGGGTTCATAAACGAGGAGGAGAGGGCTTTGGAGGAGAGGTTCGGCGATGAATGGAGAAAATACGCGGGGAAAACGCCCAGGTTCCTACCGGGGCCTTGA
- a CDS encoding NifB/NifX family molybdenum-iron cluster-binding protein has translation MTERRCLKVAFGMEDDEHLIDAHYGDSEFFAVYEICEDGSVKLLEKRHNRAKDMEEEHDEGHGDPRKFKAVVSQLLDLDVLAAFRMGPNFLRIRDKTNKVAFFTRTRDLKLALQRVVENFDDLWEQVQAKKAQKPPIAE, from the coding sequence ATGACTGAGAGGAGATGCCTCAAGGTCGCGTTTGGAATGGAGGACGATGAACACCTCATCGATGCCCACTACGGGGATTCGGAGTTCTTCGCGGTCTACGAAATCTGCGAGGACGGGAGCGTAAAGCTCCTTGAAAAAAGGCACAACAGGGCCAAAGACATGGAAGAAGAACACGACGAGGGACACGGCGACCCAAGGAAGTTCAAGGCGGTCGTTAGCCAGCTCCTCGACCTAGACGTGCTGGCCGCGTTCAGGATGGGGCCGAACTTCCTCAGGATAAGGGACAAGACCAACAAGGTGGCCTTCTTCACGAGGACGAGGGATCTAAAGCTGGCCCTTCAGAGGGTCGTGGAGAACTTCGACGATCTCTGGGAGCAGGTGCAGGCGAAGAAGGCCCAAAAACCGCCCATAGCGGAGTGA
- a CDS encoding NifB/NifX family molybdenum-iron cluster-binding protein codes for MRIAVPTNGGGLNDTVASVFARAPAFYIADVDESGNIVSEKVIQNSGAMAGGGAGPMAVQTLINEGVEAIIAPQVGPNALGAIQAAGIRLYQVAPGTPVEEAIKSVVSGGASQFTTPVPQIPATPTAPAAVNPAYGPAYPTYPAYGYGFGPGYGWGRGRGRGWGRGRGFGRGRGWGARLGYCPWTGQPSRRAWLSRFFGWW; via the coding sequence ATGAGGATAGCGGTTCCAACCAATGGAGGAGGGCTCAACGACACTGTAGCTTCCGTCTTCGCCCGTGCTCCTGCCTTTTACATAGCGGACGTTGATGAGAGCGGAAACATCGTCAGCGAGAAGGTCATCCAGAACAGCGGGGCAATGGCCGGTGGAGGTGCCGGGCCGATGGCAGTGCAGACCCTCATCAACGAGGGCGTTGAGGCAATCATAGCCCCCCAGGTCGGCCCAAACGCGCTCGGCGCCATCCAGGCCGCGGGAATAAGGCTCTACCAGGTCGCCCCTGGAACCCCCGTTGAGGAGGCCATAAAGAGCGTCGTGAGCGGCGGAGCAAGCCAGTTCACAACACCAGTTCCACAGATCCCGGCAACGCCGACTGCACCAGCAGCAGTAAACCCCGCATACGGTCCGGCCTACCCGACATACCCGGCCTACGGCTATGGTTTCGGCCCCGGATACGGGTGGGGCAGAGGCCGGGGCCGCGGATGGGGAAGAGGACGCGGCTTTGGCAGAGGAAGAGGCTGGGGAGCAAGGCTCGGCTACTGCCCATGGACGGGACAGCCAAGCAGGAGGGCCTGGCTTTCAAGATTCTTCGGATGGTGGTGA
- a CDS encoding ABC transporter permease — MSPLKVLTIARKELKEYVLKPGSISWGVVFPIVFTLAFIVRFGDIDHLAPGLVSISIVFGTTSFVASSIIFERRLRTFERLLVAPVSYIEIITAKLLVGSLFGLFVALISLALVSNFMVYPIWNVPLVIGYAFLGGLAFSGLALYVSLVVENPISAMTWLNLLRLPMMFTSGAIASLLLFPRWFLIVGYLTPMTYLVEGLRFSMLKYVEIVHPLYSVLALVFLTLLFVYLSVEKLRELY; from the coding sequence GTGTCCCCTTTGAAGGTTCTTACTATAGCCAGGAAAGAACTCAAGGAGTACGTTCTAAAGCCCGGCTCGATAAGCTGGGGCGTCGTGTTCCCCATAGTCTTTACTCTGGCGTTCATCGTCCGCTTCGGTGACATAGATCACTTGGCCCCGGGTCTAGTCTCCATCTCGATAGTGTTCGGGACGACCTCGTTTGTGGCATCTTCCATAATCTTCGAAAGAAGGCTCAGAACCTTTGAGCGCCTCCTGGTTGCGCCGGTGAGTTACATTGAGATAATAACCGCCAAGCTTTTGGTTGGCTCCCTCTTCGGCCTCTTCGTGGCGCTGATAAGCCTCGCCCTGGTCTCCAACTTCATGGTCTATCCAATCTGGAACGTTCCCCTGGTGATCGGCTACGCCTTCCTCGGAGGGCTTGCCTTCTCGGGATTGGCGCTATACGTATCCCTCGTCGTTGAGAATCCGATAAGCGCGATGACCTGGCTGAACCTCCTGAGGCTCCCTATGATGTTCACGAGCGGCGCTATAGCTTCACTCCTTCTCTTTCCGCGCTGGTTCCTGATAGTCGGCTACCTGACGCCGATGACGTACCTCGTCGAGGGGCTCCGCTTCTCGATGCTGAAATACGTCGAGATTGTCCATCCGCTGTATTCAGTCCTTGCCCTTGTGTTCCTGACACTGCTCTTTGTCTATCTGTCCGTGGAAAAGCTTAGAGAGCTGTATTAA